A window of Methanolobus sediminis contains these coding sequences:
- a CDS encoding ferritin family protein, with amino-acid sequence MKDILHEIADELDHLKSLDEAIALAIELEEEGMAYYSEKASVMKNATASKLYIFLADEEKKHAGYLQQYRESKNIPEVEFTYPKFEASFSEEFSDEKLEEIGILLAALRFEHKSEYFYMELAKRAESEEQRVFFEQVAAAERGHYRIIDELLDDATQFRMQT; translated from the coding sequence ATGAAAGATATACTACATGAGATCGCAGATGAGCTTGACCATCTTAAGTCACTTGACGAGGCTATTGCTCTTGCCATCGAACTTGAGGAAGAGGGAATGGCGTATTACAGTGAAAAAGCATCCGTTATGAAGAATGCGACCGCAAGCAAATTGTACATTTTCCTTGCAGATGAAGAAAAAAAGCATGCAGGATATCTCCAGCAGTACAGGGAAAGTAAGAACATTCCGGAAGTGGAATTCACATATCCAAAGTTTGAAGCGTCTTTCAGTGAAGAATTCTCAGATGAAAAACTGGAAGAAATAGGAATACTTCTCGCAGCCCTCAGATTTGAGCACAAGAGTGAATATTTTTACATGGAACTTGCCAAAAGAGCAGAAAGCGAAGAACAAAGAGTATTCTTTGAACAGGTTGCAGCTGCCGAGAGAGGACACTACAGGATAATTGATGAGCTGCTCGATGATGCAACCCAGTTCAGGATGCAGACATAA
- a CDS encoding inositol-3-phosphate synthase, producing MDKIKIAIAGIGNCASSLIQGIEYYKNKNEEDATGLMHWDLGGYMPFDIDVVAAFDVDERKVGKDVSEAIFAPPNCTAVFCPEIPPTGTIVKMGSILDGVSEHMVDYNDNRRFIPSDEAQFTKEQVVKELQDSGAEILLNYMPVGSEEATRFYAECALDAGVAFINNMPVFIVSNPEWAAKFEEKGIPIIGDDIKAQLGATITHRTLADLFRKRGVKLERTYQLNTGGNTDFLNMLNRNRLASKKESKTEAVQSVVGQRMDDDNIHVGPSDYVPWQNDNKLCFLRMEGKLFGDVPMNIELRLSVEDSPNSAGVVIDAVRCCKLALDRGIGGILYSPSSYFMKHPPKQFTDDEAHAMTDAFIKGERDN from the coding sequence ATGGACAAAATAAAAATCGCAATTGCTGGTATTGGCAATTGTGCAAGTTCCCTTATTCAGGGTATTGAATACTACAAAAACAAGAATGAGGAAGATGCAACAGGTTTAATGCACTGGGATCTCGGTGGCTACATGCCATTCGATATTGATGTGGTCGCTGCTTTTGATGTAGATGAGAGGAAAGTTGGCAAAGATGTCTCAGAAGCAATTTTTGCACCACCTAACTGTACAGCGGTTTTCTGTCCGGAAATTCCACCCACAGGTACCATTGTAAAAATGGGTAGCATTCTTGATGGCGTATCAGAACATATGGTCGACTATAACGATAACAGGCGTTTTATTCCTTCTGATGAAGCACAATTTACAAAAGAGCAGGTAGTAAAGGAGTTACAGGATTCCGGCGCAGAGATCTTACTGAACTATATGCCTGTAGGTTCTGAGGAAGCAACCCGTTTCTATGCGGAATGCGCCCTTGATGCAGGAGTTGCATTCATCAATAATATGCCTGTCTTCATAGTAAGCAATCCAGAGTGGGCTGCGAAGTTCGAGGAAAAAGGAATCCCTATTATTGGTGATGACATAAAAGCCCAGCTTGGTGCAACAATTACTCACAGAACCCTTGCGGACCTCTTCCGTAAACGTGGTGTGAAACTGGAACGGACTTACCAGCTTAATACCGGAGGAAACACTGATTTCCTCAATATGCTCAACAGGAACAGACTTGCTTCCAAGAAGGAATCCAAGACCGAGGCTGTACAGTCAGTAGTTGGCCAGAGAATGGATGATGATAATATCCATGTTGGTCCAAGTGACTATGTTCCATGGCAGAACGATAACAAGTTATGCTTCCTGAGAATGGAAGGTAAGCTTTTCGGTGATGTTCCAATGAATATCGAGCTTCGCCTTTCAGTTGAAGATTCCCCTAACTCTGCGGGAGTTGTCATTGATGCGGTCAGGTGCTGTAAACTTGCGCTTGACAGGGGAATTGGCGGTATCCTTTACTCACCATCTTCATACTTCATGAAGCACCCACCAAAGCAGTTCACAGATGATGAAGCTCATGCAATGACAGATGCTTTCATCAAAGGTGAGCGCGACAACTGA